The genomic stretch AATCCCCAAACCCTTTTCATTTCTCACATCTTTAATACCATGTAGAACTGCTTTGGGAAAAGCTGGTGAGGCCTGGGCCCTTGCCCAGCACACAGGCTCTCCCTCTGCGCTCACCCTGACGAGGCTGAGCACCCCACTCTCATCCAGGTTGAAGTGAGCCTTGATGCCCTTGGACTCGTAGTCGGGATACTTCTTGAAGCTCTCACCCACACCTTTTAGCTTCACTGTGGTCAGATTCTGGGAGCCAAATACCCTGGTTGGGAGGAGAGAGCAGTTCAGGGGAACCCACTCAACTTGCCCCCAGCTCTAGACTACACAGCCTCCTGGCATGAGACGTCGCGGCCCTCCCTGGGGACACTCAGGAGGGGAGCACCCTCTGGAGAAGAAACTCTATGCAACCCCAACCCCACAGCCTGCTTCCTCTGTGGCCCCACCCACCAGGATCACCTGCTCAATCTTATCCtgtagagggaaaaagaaagtgagatgGGAAAGCACACAGTTGACCCTCCTCCTTAACTCTGTAGGCCCCAAGTTCTCCCTCCCTGGAGCTCccatcctgccccaccccaccgccTCACCGAAGATCCTCAGGCCCCAGGAAGCTGAGGTCACCATAGTTGATGTGAAAGTTGAAATCATGGCTGTAGCGGTTAAAGGTGATGACTTTACGTTGAGGGTAGGGCCCCATCCGGGAGAAGAGAACACGCTTATTGTGCTTCAGGCTATGAACCCCAggctcctcctccacctcccttgTGAACTCCACCTACACAGCAGACAGAGGAGGCACACTGGAGAACCAGAGCAGGTTCTGGGGCAAGGGTGGGTGGGGAATACCAACTGgcagaaaaataaaggacaagcTAGAGCAGACAAAAGGGGAGATCACACTTGGAGAGATAAAGGGAGCTTGTCACCTGATCAGACAGGTTAACTCACCAGGATGGGATAGATCACTGCGTCTCGGACTACAAATGGCTTCACCTTAAAGGCTTTGCTGAGCGCAGCTGCCTGGTACACAGCCCCCATAGCAGCTGCTTCATCTGCGTTGATGTTCTTCCCCAGCTCCTCCCTGTCAAAGTCCCAGGCTTCAGCACCATCTATACTGTAgctcccagcctggcctccctcccctcagccctccaGCTGCTCAGCCCTCGAGTCCTAGCCCCCACACTCACTTGCGCACAGCCTTCAGCAGTACCTCCTGAACTTTGGGGACCCGAGTGGCCCCACCCACCAGGATCACCTGCTCAATCTCATCCTGCAGAAGGAGAAATAATGTGAGATGGGACACAGCTGACCGTCCTCCTTAGCACGGACTCTTCCGTTTCTGTCCCTTCTCCTGCCATCTAATTACTTTCTATCCCATTTGTCTCCTACCCCAGGCCCACCTGCAACTGACTACCCCCTCACCAAATTCATTTCAGCACTCTGGAGGGCCTGCTGCACAGGCCCAGGCACCCGCTCAAATAAGTCTGTACACAATTCTTCGAACTCCACTCGAGTCACTTTTGCCTTGAAGTCCACATCGTCCATGAGGCCCTCAATCTGGGGGAGGATGAAAAGTGTCAGTTTTTGCCCAAGTCTAGCTTTCTAAGTGTGCAGTCAGAAAccaagggaacaggactttaggAGGATGGCAGAAGGCACGGGAAGAAGGGATGGGCCACACCAGGCACAAGTAGCCTAGCTCAGGATAGTGAGGTCATCTACCCTCGAGGTGGGGAATACTGCCCTCAACCAGCTATGTGTGGACACCTGTGCCATGTGGTCAACATTGGCGCTCAGGACAGTTTTGAGTCGATTAGCCTCACGTAGCAGCTTGGCCATGGCACGGGGGTTCTCCCGCACATCCTTTGCTCTCTGGCCCTTGCGCTGCTCATTGAAAAGCCCAGCCAGGTGCTCACGCAGCCGGAGCTCCATCTCTAGGCCCCCCAGGGTGCGGTCAAACCTATTCAGAAAGGGAACAGGGACAAGTGTGAAGAACACATGGGATCTCTTCATCTGTACAAGAACCTGACTTTCATCCTACATGGCAATGCTTCACAGGTACAATTCACCCATCCACTCATTCAACCGTAATTACTGGGCATCAATGTTATTTGTCTCTGGGGATAcaattatgagaagaaaaaacaCAGGATTCCTGCTCTCAAGGAATTTACATTCCAGCAATCAAAGAATTATATAAACGTAAAATTTTAACCACCCCACGTGTTATAAAGGAGAGGCAGAAAATGCTATTAGAACTTATACATGGGAAATTTCAGCTACTTAAGAGACGTCAGGGAATGTTTTGTGAAGAAGAGATGCTTGAGCTGAAACCTAAAGGGTGAGTGGGAGTTAACTAGGTGAAGTGGAAAGAACATTCTAGACAAAGGAAACAATATGCATAAAGACCCTGAGATGGCAGAGAGGATGTTAAGTTCCAAAGGAGGGCAGGTATGTTGAAGCTCAAAGAACAAGAGGCTCAGGGTTAGAGACAAGCACACAGGCATAGCCTCATAGTCCGAGGTAAAGGTTtggagccactgaagggtttttaaagaaatggattaTAATCAGGTTGGTATTTTGAAAGGAACCTTCTGGCTGCAATGTGGAAAAAGAACGGGAGGGAGGCCCCCTGGAAGCAGGAGATCCTTGGAATTCTGCAGGTAAGAGGCAATGGTACCTTAAACTAGAGTGGTAGTGGTAGAGATGGATGGAAAAGGATGagctcaagaaataaaacaagatgagGTTATTTAAGTGAATTGGAAATGACAAGAGTGAAAAAAAGATCGAATCTGACATCGTATATACAGCTGATAGCCTGGTGGATTTTCTTAGAAGAAATTCAGTAAATTCCCTGCCTTTCAATCTGttcttctccatctccatcttcCCCTTGTTCTTTGGGAGAGGAACCCCACAATCATTGATGCTTTAACCAGGAGAGCACTCCTGCAAGGAGCAGGAAAGTGAAGCAGTTGCCCCTCCAAGAAGGTAGCCCTGACCTGAGCATCTTTTAGCAAGCAGCCTTCCTCCCAGCATCCACTTACCCCACTCCCCGGATTTGTAGCTGTGGCTGCATCCCTGCATCCTTAGTCTTCACTGTCTGGTAGGTCACAATGGTGCACACAGTGCTGCCTGAGCCCATGTCATAGAACATGATATTCTGTAGAGACATCAATGCAAATGTCACAGGAACCTTATCCAACTGCAGGGTGCCTGCCTGCTTTCAAGGGATTGCACCAACTCTCATGAAAGCCTAGCAACTCCAATGAGGCTGAAAGGACGCTGTCTATGCCAACAAGATGCAAAACAAGCCCAGCAGCCTCCATCCTCAGAACAAGCCACCTTGCAAGTCTAGTCAGAAGTTCCTCCCTGGCTCACCTGAGCAGTAGTATTGATATCTTTCCGGCGGAAGACACCGTAGCTGAGGGCGGTGGCAGTGTTGTCATTGATGAGCTGCAGCACTTTGAGGCCAGCCATGTGAGCAGCCTGCAGCACAGCTCGGCGCTCAGCCTGATTGAAGAAGGCTGGCACAGTGATCACTGCATCCTTGATAGGCTGCTCTACAGAGGACAACAGAACAGGGCTCCCACCAGCGCACCATACCTTAGATGAGTTTCCAgtcttggcactattgacattttggaccagataattctttgttgtgggggctctcCTGTGCCTTGTAGGATATTTGGAAGCATCCCTAGCCTCTATTCCATAAATGCCAAGAGCAACTCCCCAGttctgacaaccaaaaatgtcttcagacactGCCAGATACTCCCTGGGAGGCAAAATTGCCCCCATTTCAGACCCTAGGGAACTTGGCCTCCACTGGCCCCCACCTTGCCCTCTCACCTGCAAAATCCTCAGCCAGGGACCGGGAGTAATTGAGAACCATGCCCAGTACCTCCTCAGGTGAGAAGTGCAGCtgcctggagtgggggtgggggaggtggagtAGTCAGAGGCAAGGAAAGCCAGGCATTAAGGCCAGGCCACTTCCCCAGCAGAGCACTCACGGACTGATTTGGAAGTACACTGTCTGTCTCCGTGGGTCGAAGCCTAACTCATGCTCTGGGAAACGGACTCTGTAAAGGGCCACATGGGGATTATCCTCCTGCTTCCCCAGGAGCTGCTGGAAGTAACGCAACGTAGCCTTTGGATTCTTGATGgcctgagaggagagaaaaaagaaacagagtatTAGGCTCCCAAACCCACCATCACCTACCTCTTACATCAGAGATCGATAAGGGAACAGACTCTGGGGTCTGTTACCTCCTCTCTGCTCAGCGCTTCTGGGAAGGGGGTGGGCTGCTGGCTCACCATGCTTGCTGCACTGTCTCCAAagaatctttcattttctttcagggTCACAGTCACTGGGGTTTTCCGCCGGGATTCCCTGAGGACAAGAGACATTGGGCCCAGGTGCCTATATCAGAATGTGGACCGAGGAGCCTCAACATCCCATATACAATCACCCAGACACTAAAGTCTATTGTGGGCACTTCAAAGAACACACAGTGGCGTGGAGCCCAGActccctctttccccaccctTGGTACTGGGGCTGCCCTCACTTGTTCAAGACAATTTCCATAGGCACTCCAGGTTTGACGATGGCCACCTTCATGGACTCGCTGCCCAGGTCCACAGACATCACTGCCAGCGTGTCTGAAGGGGAAACAGATTTGTCAATTAGCCCCTCTTCCCCCGCCTTCCTGAGGCTCCTCTAATCAGAGAACACTGCTTGCCATGGAGAAGGTAAGACagcaaaagacataaagaaaaatgccTGGGTCCAGCAACTCAAGAGTCTGGAAATCTCTGACCAAGAGCCTCATTGTTCCTTCCCACCACGTATTATttatcattcactcatttattcctccttccatccctctgcGGGGGTACACACCACTCAGTGCCAACAGGTCTGCCAACAGCACAGCCATCAAAGCCCAACGGGCTAGCCtcctcagcctctgcctcctGACACTGGTTACCATTGTGCCCCTGGGGAGGAGAAAAACAACACTTGTAACAGGATGCCCTGAGTGAAAGAGACAGAACCTCATCCCAGAACAGGGAAGCTTTAAAATTCATACCTACTCCATTTTCACCCAGGGCAGAGCATCCTATagcctttcccctccctcctgacAAGGTCCAAGCACACAGATGTCCCCATACAAAGGCCCAGGTGAAATAGCATGGGTCCTGGGCTCCATCCACCACATCTCTAACCAGGGAAGATATCTGGACAGGAGGAGGGGACCAGAACGTTCCTACTGCATAGGCAGTAAAGAGCGCACCCTAGCACTGGTCCTGGCAGACACCTGGGTGCGGCCAGGGATCCCCGCCCAGGGCTCAACTACCTCCCCACACCTGGAGCTCCCCCGCCGGCGCGAAAAGCCACGCAGGGCCTGGACGGGAACTGAGAGGTGATGACGTCGGGGGAAGCCGGGATGGAAATAGGGCCGGTCTCCTCCTAGAAATCCCTTTGGGTTGTCCTTCCCGCTCCCCTTCTGCATCCCACCTCCCGGCCCCGCTGCCTAAAAAAATAGACGCTGTGCCCAAAACGTAAGGCTCTCGCCCGGAGAGTACCGAGTGCCCGGAGTTCATCTAAGCCTCACCTGACGAAGGCGACGGCTCCCACTCCCGGAAACGTGACCCGGCCCACTCCTATGGCGTGGGGGCGACCCAGGACCAAGCCGTGGGACCAAGCGCCCGGGTGCCCGTGCGGCCCTCGCTCGCTTCCGACCCGCCCCCAGAGCTAGCACGCTACCTCCTCCAGGAGGGGTGGCCGTCCCCCCTCGCCGTCTCCACTCCCTCTACCTCTTGCCTCCGCTCCCGTGGCCCCAGCTCTGGGACAAACGCGGCAGCAGACGTAACCACGAAGCCGACAGCGCGCCCCGCCAGCCGGCGCCCTTCACAACTCCCCTCGGTTTGCAAACTGTTACATTAGCCACCAACCTCTCAGAAGCTTCTAGCGCACTAGCCGGCCCCGGACGCGGCGCACTCTCATTGGAGCCTCCGCTGTCCGGCCCTGCGCCGCGCGCACGGCCCCGCCCCTGGCTGCCCCGACGCGCGCTCCCATTGGGCCACGTCCTAGGCCCGCCCCTCCTCCGTTCCCGACTACTCCCTCTCCTCCGTCTCCGGCTGCGGCTGAGGGGGCTGGTCCGCGGGTTGAGGGAAAACGACCGGCGGGACCAAGGGATTGGGCCACGTCACGGGGCCCAGCGCCCGTCACCGGGCCAAGCGCCCGCCCGGTTGTGCTCCGGAGAGCTCTCCGGCGTCGGTCCTGGGTGCCTGACTGCCTGGCTGGGTAATGAAGGATACCTGCAGCGAGTGGGCACCCTCTTCTTCGGGTCACCTAGTGAGCTCCTACCGAGAAGTGGAAGTAACCGACATCCGTTCCGCAGCCACGCGGAAGAGGCGTTAGCTTGCTGGCTGGTAATGAACTGCCCTGGGCTTTGGATGGAGATCAGAGGATGGCTGCAGTTCAAGCTTAGTCCACCCCAACACCCCCTTTGTTTTACCGAGGAAAATAAAGCCACCAAAAGAGATGCTCGCTGATGGGTCGGAGGTAACACTTGTATTGGCAGAATTTGGCCTGGGCCCCTACTCTAAACCCAATTTGTATGAGAAAGAATATTCTAAACTGCAAAGCGCTACACACAAAAGACACTTTTATCTGTGAGGCTGTATTTGGTAGAGCATACATGCACCACCTCATGTTTCTGTTCATTAAAGCACGTTGGGCGGATATTTCGCATTCCTTACTCCCTTCTCTGTACCTTACAGCCCAACCGAAATGTGCACAGTCCTTAGCGAGcgcacctttttttttcctcttttttcccagttttattgagatgagTGCGCTTTTCTTAAATGTGGAAAtgtctcccctttcctctttcccacaGTTGCGCCTGGTCGTCCTTCACAGAAGGCACTCTTGAAGACCCTGGCTGTGACGGCTAGGGCTTGTTTGAGGAACTCTTCTGTTCCTTGCCCTACATTTTTCATGATGCTTAGGGAGAGAAAGTAGTCGGGTGGCTATGCTTAGAAGATAAATCTACTGGTAGTCCCAGGGAGAGGtctatttttgttctctttaagAATAGGTCAGTCTTCAGGTAATAGAGAAATTggtagaaataaagagaaattctcttaaaaatttaacataCAGTAGTTTAATTACACAAATAATACACAAATGtaatcttgaaaaaaattcaaatattctaGATAAAGCTAAATCTCTTTGATACCATCTGCAACCTCTCTCCTCAGGAGGTATGTAGCTGTTATCAGTGTAGTGTGTAAACTTTTGGCCTTTTCCTCTgcttttacatacatatatgtctCTTGAAACATGTAGCTATTGTCTTTTTATAAACGATAAAATGTTACACAGTTAGACTGTTTGCAACTTGCTCTCTGTGGTAACTAGTAAATCATGGAGCATTTTCCGTATCTGTAAAGATTCACCATATTGTTGTTTACCGCTGTAGAACATTCTATATCATGGGTGTTGCTTAGCTATAATGATGGACATTCAAGTATACGTTGTCAGTTCCATCAGAAAGGGAATCCATCCATTTCAAACAGAgtatgaattttaacatttattggaCCTTTGTCATAtgcaagcactgtgctaggtgctgggattCCAAAGGTGGGGACAACCTTGTCCTTTCCTTTAGAGAAGTCAGTCTGTTGggaaacaaatactgtatgttcaTGGTTTCATGGACTTATTAAACATCTATTGAATGGCTGCAAATTG from Rhinolophus ferrumequinum isolate MPI-CBG mRhiFer1 chromosome 11, mRhiFer1_v1.p, whole genome shotgun sequence encodes the following:
- the HYOU1 gene encoding hypoxia up-regulated protein 1, translated to MVTSVRRQRLRRLARWALMAVLLADLLALSDTLAVMSVDLGSESMKVAIVKPGVPMEIVLNKESRRKTPVTVTLKENERFFGDSAASMAIKNPKATLRYFQQLLGKQEDNPHVALYRVRFPEHELGFDPRRQTVYFQISPQLHFSPEEVLGMVLNYSRSLAEDFAEQPIKDAVITVPAFFNQAERRAVLQAAHMAGLKVLQLINDNTATALSYGVFRRKDINTTAQNIMFYDMGSGSTVCTIVTYQTVKTKDAGMQPQLQIRGVGFDRTLGGLEMELRLREHLAGLFNEQRKGQRAKDVRENPRAMAKLLREANRLKTVLSANVDHMAQIEGLMDDVDFKAKVTRVEFEELCTDLFERVPGPVQQALQSAEMNLDEIEQVILVGGATRVPKVQEVLLKAVRKEELGKNINADEAAAMGAVYQAAALSKAFKVKPFVVRDAVIYPILVEFTREVEEEPGVHSLKHNKRVLFSRMGPYPQRKVITFNRYSHDFNFHINYGDLSFLGPEDLRVFGSQNLTTVKLKGVGESFKKYPDYESKGIKAHFNLDESGVLSLVRVESVFETLVEDSPEEESTLTKLGNTISSLFGGGTTSDAKENGTDTVQEEEESPAEGSKDEPGEQAELKEEAEAPVEDTSQPPPPEPKGDAAPEREQATDKENGEKSEAQKPSEKGETGSEGISPAPEEEKKQNLARKQRMVAEIGVELVVLDLPDLSEDELARSAQKLQDLTVRDLEKQEREKAANSLEAFIFETQDKLYQPEYQEVSTEEQREEISGRLSAASTWLEDEGFGATTVMLKEKLAELRKLCQALFFRVEERKKWPERLSALDNLLNHSSMFLKGARLIPEMDQIFTEVEMTTLEKVINETWAWKNTTMAEQAKLPATERPVLLSKDIEAKMMALDREVQYLLNKAKFAKPRPRPKDKNGTRAEPPLNASASDHGEKVIGPPGQSEDAQPISEPDKATRSEPLELEGAGAESEQKEQSTEQKRTLKNDEL